In Myxococcus stipitatus, a single window of DNA contains:
- a CDS encoding GNAT family N-acetyltransferase has protein sequence MPADTPLRLRILDAVTDVPAASWDALLGPDAPPFVRHAWLAAMEESGSATEETGWAPHHLTLWRGPTLVAAAPAYRKFHSMGEYIYDFGWADAAARLGVEYYPKLIVGGPLSPATVPRFLVAPGEDVPALRRALLSAAVESARESGCSSVHFLYPTDEEADFLEEAGLARRVTLQFHWKNPGYVSYDDYLARFDSKRRNQLKRERGAAATQGITLRTVRTTELTPAHAKRAYGFYTATCERHAWGQIQLTPGFFARVFQAMPDTVEMVEAVREGRVIAGAFNLATKERLYGRYWGSVEEHPFLHFHVCLYHSVDDCIRAGRKVFEPGAGGEHKVSRGFEPTAVHSAHVIFDRRLDGAVRDYVRRERARLSVAVEEAEQIAGLKPWPLPGRG, from the coding sequence GTGCCCGCTGATACCCCGCTCCGCCTCCGCATCCTCGACGCAGTGACCGACGTCCCGGCCGCCAGCTGGGACGCGCTCCTGGGGCCGGACGCGCCTCCCTTCGTGCGCCACGCGTGGCTGGCGGCCATGGAGGAGAGTGGCAGCGCCACCGAGGAGACCGGGTGGGCGCCGCACCACCTGACGCTGTGGCGGGGGCCGACGCTGGTGGCCGCCGCGCCCGCGTACCGCAAGTTCCACAGCATGGGCGAGTACATCTACGACTTCGGGTGGGCGGACGCCGCCGCCCGGCTGGGCGTGGAGTACTACCCGAAGCTCATCGTCGGCGGGCCGCTGTCCCCGGCCACGGTGCCCCGCTTCCTCGTCGCCCCGGGCGAGGACGTGCCCGCGCTGCGGCGCGCGCTCCTGTCGGCGGCGGTGGAGAGCGCTCGGGAGTCGGGGTGCTCGTCGGTGCACTTCCTGTATCCCACGGACGAGGAGGCGGACTTCCTGGAGGAGGCGGGGCTCGCGCGGCGGGTGACGCTCCAGTTCCATTGGAAGAACCCGGGGTATGTCAGCTACGACGACTACCTCGCGCGGTTCGACTCCAAGCGGCGCAACCAGCTCAAGCGCGAGCGCGGAGCGGCGGCGACGCAGGGAATCACGCTGCGCACGGTGCGCACGACGGAGTTGACGCCGGCGCACGCGAAGCGCGCGTATGGGTTCTACACGGCGACGTGTGAGCGCCACGCGTGGGGACAGATTCAGCTCACGCCGGGATTCTTCGCGCGCGTGTTCCAGGCGATGCCGGACACGGTGGAGATGGTGGAGGCGGTGCGCGAGGGGCGGGTCATCGCGGGGGCGTTCAACCTGGCGACGAAGGAGCGGCTGTATGGCCGCTACTGGGGCAGCGTCGAGGAGCACCCGTTCCTGCACTTCCACGTGTGTTTGTACCACTCGGTGGACGACTGCATCCGCGCGGGGCGCAAGGTGTTCGAGCCCGGCGCGGGTGGCGAGCACAAGGTGTCGCGCGGCTTCGAGCCCACGGCGGTGCACAGCGCGCACGTCATCTTCGACCGGCGGCTGGACGGCGCGGTGCGCGACTACGTGCGCCGCGAGCGGGCACGGCTGAGCGTCGCGGTGGAGGAGGCGGAGCAGATCGCCGGACTCAAGCCGTGGCCCCTGCCCGGGCGGGGTTGA
- a CDS encoding acyl-CoA desaturase yields the protein MAILIFFVSHWLLCVFFQSFFQHRYAAHRMYTMGPRTERVMHLLTYLVQGSSYLSPRAYAILHREHHAFSDTEKDPHSPHFFTDVFRMMLHTKKRYDAYTTGEGQPEARFLGGYPEWKLVDDTLRTSWVATLGWVALYSAFYVAFATSPWQFLLLPFHFLMGPVHGAIVNWCGHKYGYRNFDSSDKSRNTLPVELLCMGELFQNNHHKYGMSPNFAARRFEVDPTWQVMKVLAKLGVIRIATPQRAVWPEPRQVARETGAPAQAA from the coding sequence ATGGCCATCCTCATCTTCTTCGTCTCGCACTGGCTGCTCTGTGTCTTCTTCCAGAGCTTCTTCCAGCACCGGTACGCCGCGCACCGCATGTACACGATGGGGCCGCGCACGGAGCGGGTGATGCACCTGCTCACGTACCTGGTGCAGGGCTCCTCGTACCTGTCGCCCCGGGCCTACGCCATCCTGCACCGCGAGCACCACGCCTTCTCCGACACGGAGAAGGACCCGCACTCGCCCCACTTCTTCACGGACGTCTTCCGGATGATGCTCCACACGAAGAAGCGCTACGACGCGTACACCACGGGGGAGGGGCAGCCGGAGGCCCGCTTCCTCGGCGGCTATCCCGAGTGGAAGCTGGTGGACGACACGCTGCGCACCTCGTGGGTGGCGACGCTCGGCTGGGTGGCGCTGTACTCGGCGTTCTACGTTGCGTTCGCCACCTCGCCCTGGCAGTTCCTGCTGCTGCCCTTCCACTTCCTGATGGGCCCGGTGCACGGCGCCATCGTGAACTGGTGCGGGCACAAGTACGGCTACCGGAACTTCGACAGCAGCGACAAGTCGCGCAACACGCTGCCGGTCGAGTTGCTGTGCATGGGTGAGCTGTTCCAGAACAACCACCACAAGTACGGCATGAGCCCGAACTTCGCGGCGCGCAGGTTCGAGGTGGACCCCACGTGGCAGGTGATGAAGGTGCTGGCGAAGCTGGGGGTCATCCGCATCGCCACTCCCCAGCGGGCCGTGTGGCCGGAGCCGCGGCAGGTCGCCCGGGAGACGGGCGCCCCGGCCCAGGCCGCCTGA
- the bioA gene encoding adenosylmethionine--8-amino-7-oxononanoate transaminase, whose product MERADIVRLDKGHVWHPYTAMEAYIAQTDPLVIQHSEGPYLFDVDGRRYLDANGSWWVSTLGHRHPRLVRALTEQVGRMPHVSLAGITHEPAARLGAELAAIAPGADRPDVPAAERLTRAFYSDNGSTAVEVAIKMAAQYWAQNGRPRRTRFITLSGAFHGETIGSTSVGGVPLFREVFGPLLFDVVHVPSPAEEGGWERAFEQVKAALREHPDEIAAVILEPVIQGASGMYMYSPDFVRAVREATREVDTFLIADEVFTGMGRTGARFAVDLAGVVPDMLCLAKALSGGLMPFAVTMASERVFSGFLGASSRALYYGHSYCGNPLGAAVAREVLAVYRDEDVLGQVARKAPRVKAAFERMAGSLPGLVRPRAVGMVGAVDLGGGGYLARSGWRVYEAARRRGLYLRPLGDTVYIAPALNIPDAALDELLGGVEESLREVLKG is encoded by the coding sequence GTGGAGCGGGCGGACATCGTCAGGCTGGACAAGGGGCACGTCTGGCACCCGTACACCGCCATGGAGGCGTACATCGCCCAGACAGACCCGCTGGTCATCCAGCACTCGGAGGGGCCGTACCTCTTCGACGTGGACGGGCGGCGCTACCTCGACGCGAACGGGTCCTGGTGGGTGTCCACCCTGGGGCACCGGCATCCCCGGTTGGTGCGGGCCCTGACGGAGCAGGTCGGCCGGATGCCGCACGTGTCGCTGGCGGGCATCACCCACGAGCCCGCGGCGCGGCTCGGGGCGGAGCTGGCCGCCATCGCCCCCGGCGCGGACCGGCCGGACGTCCCCGCCGCCGAGCGGCTCACGCGCGCCTTCTACTCCGACAACGGCAGCACGGCGGTGGAGGTGGCCATCAAGATGGCGGCGCAGTACTGGGCGCAGAACGGCCGCCCCCGGCGCACGCGCTTCATCACCCTGTCCGGCGCGTTCCACGGCGAGACCATCGGCTCCACCAGCGTGGGCGGCGTCCCGTTGTTCCGCGAGGTGTTCGGGCCCCTGCTGTTCGACGTGGTGCACGTGCCGTCCCCGGCGGAGGAGGGCGGCTGGGAGCGCGCCTTCGAGCAGGTGAAGGCCGCGCTGCGCGAGCACCCGGATGAGATCGCCGCCGTCATCCTGGAGCCCGTCATCCAGGGCGCGTCCGGCATGTACATGTACTCGCCGGACTTCGTGCGCGCGGTGCGCGAGGCCACGCGCGAGGTGGACACGTTCCTCATCGCCGACGAGGTCTTCACCGGCATGGGGCGCACGGGCGCGCGCTTCGCGGTGGACCTGGCGGGCGTGGTGCCGGACATGCTGTGTCTGGCCAAGGCGTTGTCGGGCGGGCTGATGCCCTTCGCGGTGACGATGGCCTCCGAGCGCGTCTTCTCCGGCTTCCTCGGCGCGTCGTCGCGGGCGCTGTATTACGGGCACTCGTACTGCGGCAACCCGCTGGGCGCGGCCGTGGCGCGAGAGGTGCTGGCGGTGTACCGGGACGAGGACGTGCTGGGGCAGGTGGCGCGCAAGGCCCCGCGCGTGAAGGCCGCCTTCGAGCGCATGGCGGGTTCGCTGCCGGGCCTCGTGCGCCCGCGCGCGGTGGGCATGGTGGGCGCGGTGGACCTGGGAGGGGGCGGCTACCTCGCGCGCAGCGGCTGGCGCGTGTACGAGGCGGCGCGCAGGCGCGGGCTGTACCTGCGCCCGCTCGGCGACACCGTGTACATCGCCCCGGCGCTCAACATCCCCGACGCCGCGCTCGACGAGCTGCTCGGCGGCGTGGAGGAGTCGCTGCGCGAGGTGCTGAAGGGCTGA
- a CDS encoding AI-2E family transporter has product MAEQGGAGQRSQVTPKTVFTVCLVVLGVMALVVLVVRTRMAITLTGIAALLALALEHGVSRLERWRVPRALAIAVMLLSALAVLATLALLIIPAAAAQVDALLVQWPHITQELRDSRPIRSILQRLQNMGWSRELVEATPRLASGELPGLLVRAIGSMVGLAGAVLTVFFLVVFMLVFGGGLLRRLLDLAGPEHRLRYVRVLRNVYRATGGYLMGLTLICTFNALLTSTVLAVLGVPYFLPLGIVSGFSSMVPYAGPVVAGGLITLLSLATGGLWLAVGVLAYFVLYGQLEGNVLAPLVFRRTVHVNPLIILLAVLFCAELGGIVGAVVAVPVAAAVQVVVREVILFRQERRMGVSPSLAPPAGKS; this is encoded by the coding sequence GTGGCTGAGCAAGGCGGAGCGGGACAACGCTCACAGGTGACGCCGAAGACGGTGTTCACCGTGTGCCTCGTGGTGCTGGGCGTCATGGCGCTGGTGGTGCTGGTGGTGCGGACGCGGATGGCGATCACGCTCACCGGCATCGCGGCGCTGCTGGCGCTGGCGCTGGAGCATGGGGTGTCGCGGCTGGAGCGGTGGCGGGTCCCCCGGGCGCTGGCCATCGCGGTGATGCTGCTGAGCGCGCTCGCGGTCCTCGCGACCCTGGCGTTGCTCATCATCCCGGCCGCGGCGGCGCAGGTGGACGCGCTGCTGGTGCAGTGGCCGCACATCACCCAGGAGCTGCGCGACTCGCGCCCCATCCGCAGCATCCTCCAGCGGCTCCAGAACATGGGCTGGTCGCGCGAGCTGGTGGAGGCGACGCCCCGCCTCGCCTCGGGCGAGCTGCCGGGTCTCCTGGTGCGCGCCATCGGCAGCATGGTGGGGTTGGCGGGCGCCGTGCTCACCGTCTTCTTCCTCGTGGTGTTCATGCTGGTCTTCGGCGGGGGCCTCCTGCGCCGGCTCCTCGACCTGGCGGGCCCCGAGCACCGGCTGCGCTACGTGCGAGTGCTGCGCAACGTGTACCGGGCCACCGGCGGCTACCTGATGGGCCTGACGCTCATCTGCACCTTCAACGCGCTGCTCACCTCCACGGTGCTGGCGGTGCTCGGCGTGCCGTACTTCCTGCCGCTGGGCATCGTCAGCGGCTTCTCCAGCATGGTGCCCTACGCGGGGCCGGTGGTGGCCGGCGGGCTCATCACCCTGCTGTCCCTGGCCACGGGCGGCCTGTGGCTCGCGGTGGGCGTGCTCGCGTACTTCGTGCTGTACGGGCAGCTCGAGGGCAACGTGCTGGCGCCGCTCGTGTTCCGGCGCACCGTGCACGTCAACCCGCTCATCATCCTGCTGGCGGTGCTCTTCTGCGCGGAGCTGGGTGGCATCGTCGGCGCGGTGGTGGCCGTGCCCGTGGCCGCCGCCGTCCAGGTCGTCGTGCGCGAGGTCATCCTCTTCCGACAGGAGCGCCGCATGGGCGTGAGCCCGTCACTGGCGCCGCCCGCGGGCAAGAGCTGA
- a CDS encoding phage tail protein: MSEPFIGEIRLFAGNFPPRGWQFCQGQLLSIAQNTALFSILGTTYGGNGQTTFALPDLRGRSPMQQGQGPGLSPRTLGEQGGSETVTLLSNQMPAHTHSLNVSSQSGDVETPIGTVLAADTNATILNYRSAPIDGTMNPAAIGAAGGSQPHNNMSPFLCLNFIIAMEGIFPSRN; this comes from the coding sequence GTGTCCGAACCATTCATCGGTGAAATCCGGCTGTTCGCTGGCAACTTCCCGCCGCGCGGCTGGCAGTTCTGCCAGGGCCAGCTGCTCTCCATCGCGCAGAACACGGCGCTCTTCTCCATCCTGGGCACCACCTATGGAGGCAACGGGCAGACGACCTTCGCGCTCCCGGACCTGCGCGGGCGCTCTCCGATGCAGCAGGGACAGGGCCCCGGGTTGTCGCCGCGCACGCTCGGAGAACAGGGCGGGTCGGAGACGGTGACGCTCCTCTCCAACCAGATGCCCGCGCACACCCACTCGCTGAACGTCAGCTCGCAGAGCGGAGACGTGGAGACGCCCATCGGCACGGTGCTGGCGGCCGACACCAACGCCACCATCCTCAACTATCGCTCCGCGCCCATCGACGGGACGATGAACCCGGCGGCCATCGGCGCGGCGGGCGGCAGCCAGCCTCACAACAACATGTCGCCGTTCCTGTGCCTCAACTTCATCATCGCCATGGAGGGAATCTTCCCGTCGCGCAACTAG